One genomic segment of Tachyglossus aculeatus isolate mTacAcu1 chromosome 17, mTacAcu1.pri, whole genome shotgun sequence includes these proteins:
- the POU4F1 gene encoding POU domain, class 4, transcription factor 1: MMSMNSKQPHFAMHPTLPEHKYPSLHSSSEAIRRACLPTPPLQSNIFASLDETLLARAEALAAVDMAVSQGKSHPFKPDATYHTMNSVPCSSAPTVPLGHHHHHHHHHHHHQPPPPPPPPPPPPPPPPQPLEPADLLDHLGSPPLALGHDDGGHDGGGPGGGPGGGGGAGPGGGGGPGHPHGHGLGPLAHAAAAAAAAMNLPSGLPHPGLVAAAAHHGAVVSAAVSAAVSAAAAVAGQAAGLGSSSLGDADTDPRELEAFAERFKQRRIKLGVTQADVGSALASLKIPGVGSLSQSTICRFESLTLSHNNMIALKPILQAWLEEAEGAQRDKLAKPDLFSGAEKKRKRTSIAAPEKRSLEAYFAVQPRPSSEKIAAIAEKLDLKKNVVRVWFCNQRQKQKRMKFSATY; this comes from the exons ATGATGTCCATGAACAGCAAGCAGCCTCATTTTGCCATGCATCCCACCCTACCTGAGCACAAATACCCCTCCCTGCACTCCAGCTCGGAAGCCATCAGGAGAGCCTGCCTGCCGACTCCGCCG CTGCAGAGCAACATCTTCGCCAGCCTGGACGAGACCCTGCTGGCGCGGGCCGAGGCGCTGGCGGCCGTGGACATGGCGGTGTCCCAGGGCAAGAGCCACCCGTTCAAGCCGGACGCCACCTACCACACGATGAACAGCGTGCCCTGCTCGTCGGCGCCCACGGTGCCCCTggggcaccaccaccaccaccaccaccaccaccaccaccaccagccgccgccccctcctcctccccctcctccccctcctcctccccctcctcagccgCTGGAGCCGGCCGACCTGCTGGACCACCTGGGCTCCCCTCCGCTGGCGCTGGGGCACGACGACGGCGGGCACGACGGCGGGGGGCCCGGCGGGGGacccggcggaggaggaggagccggccccgggggcggcggcggtcCAGGGCATCCTCACGGGCACGGGCTGGGCCCGCTGGCccacgcggcggcggcggcggcggcggcgatgaACCTGCCGTCGGGGCTCCCGCACCCGGggctggtggcggcggcggctcaCCACGGGGCCGTGGTGTCGGCGGCCGTGTCCGCGGCCGTGTCCGCGGCGGCGGCCGTCGCCGGGCAGGCGGCCGGCCTGGGCTCGTCGTCGCTAGGCGACGCCGACACGGACCCCCGGGAGCTGGAGGCCTTCGCCGAGCGGTTCAAGCAGCGGCGCATCAAGCTGGGGGTCACCCAGGCCGACGTGGGCTCGGCCCTGGCCAGCCTGAAGATCCCGGGCGTGGGCTCGCTCAGCCAGAGCACCATCTGCCGCTTCGAGTCGCTCACCCTCAGCCACAACAACATGATCGCCCTCAAGCCCATCCTGCAGGCCTGGCTGGAGGAGGCCGAGGGCGCCCAGCGCGACAAGCTGGCCAAGCCCGACCTGTTCAGCGGCGCCGAGAAGAAGCGCAAGCGGACTTCCATCGCGGCGCCCGAGAAGCGCTCCCTCGAGGCCTACTTCGCCGTCCAGCCGCGGCCCTCCTCCGAGAAGATCGCCGCCATCGCCGAGAAACTGGACCTCAAAAAGAACGTGGTGCGGGTGTGGTTTTGCAaccagagacagaagcagaaacGGATGAAGTTCTCCGCCACCTACtga